The Thermoproteota archaeon sequence AGGTGATAAGCCCAACCCAGTTCTCGGGTGACTGGGACAAGGACTTCCACGGCCCGTTCACGCAGGGGAAGGCCCTGTTCCTGTCAGGCGGTACTTGGCATAAGGGAGAGTGGGTGAGCAAGGGACTGCTGACCAACGAGGAGTTCAACGAGAACGTAGGGTACATGCTGCACCCAGCCGGTGAGCCCGGAAAGGAACCTGTGACGCTAAGCCACCCGCTCATCTACACGATAACCAAGCAGGCACAGGAGAGGGGAGTAGCCGATGTTGCCTTCCTCCTGATAACCCTGGTGACCGATCCGCACCTGAACGCCAACCACGCGGTCCAGAGCAGCCATCTGGCCATCCTATACAGTGAGATAAGCGACAGCAGGTACAAGAAAGAGCCCTTCTTGGCTGATGTGGCCTACATGCTCGATTACACCACGTTCATTCCGAACCACCCCAAGTGGGGAGACTACAGCAGGATAGTGTTTAACATCCTCAGAGGAGTTGAGAGCGGTGATCTAACGCCTGATCAGGCCTTCAACGAACTTCTGAACGGAATTAAGGGACTGGGCTCAGACGCCGTCATAATAGAGGACTGAGCCCTCTCTCCTTTTTTTTGGGAGGTGTCCGTCTGGGATCTCGAATTAGGTTCAGGAGGAAATACTTGGCAATCTTCCTCTTGCCGAGCTTCGCACTCATAGTTGTTTTCTATCTGCTCCCGGTCCTGCTCACGCTCCTCATAAGCTTCACCGACATGGACTACAGCTTCCAGTGGAACTGGGTGGGACTGAAGAACTATGTGCAGATGGTAAGCGATCCGATAGCGGGGAAGGTCTTCAACAACACCCTCCTGTATGTTTTCTCGACTCTAGCCCTCTTCAATGTGGGGGCAGCCCTAGTAATCTCCCTAATCACCGTCCACATACCTGAGAGGGTGGGTCAGGGATATAGGGCCCTGTGGCTCCTCCCAAGGATAACTCCCTCCACTGTATACGCCCTCCTCTGGCTGTGGGCTGTGAGGCAGGATCCAACAGCCCTCTTCAACTGGATCTTGGGTTTCTTCGGAATGGAACCCGTTAACTGGCTCCACAAGCACCCCTGGCCGATCGTCATCCTAGTTAACGGGTTCGTCGGGGCCTCGTTCGGCATGATAATATTCACAGCGGCTTTGAAGAGCATTCCCGCCGACTACTTGAGGGCGGCAAGGGTTGACGGGGCCTCTACCCTTCAGATAATAAGGCACATAGAGCTGCCCCTGATAAAGTGGCCCCTCATGTTCGTCACTGCCTACCAGACACTCTCTCTGCTCACCTCCTACGAGTACATCCTACTCGTGACTAATGGGGGACCAGGTTACTACACCACCGAGGTGTGGGCCCTTTACAGCTACCACCTGGCCTTCGCCCAGTACGGTGGGATAGTGAAGTTCGGCTACGGTGCTGCTTTAGCCACGGTGCTGGTCATCCTCGGTCTTATACTCTCCATCGCCTACTGGAGGGTCTTCAGGCTGAGGGAGCTGATGGTGGAGCCAAAGATAGAGGTGTGATCATGGTATCGAGGAAGCACCTCCCGTGGATCGCCTTCATGGCCCTCCTCACCCTCCCCATAGTTCTCCTCTACACACTCCTCTTCGCCCAGAGCGTCTCCGAGGAGGTCGTGGGGATATTACCTGTGAACCTGACCCTCTCGAACTGGGAGTTCCTCAAGGATGGGAACATAAGAGTCCCGGGCACGACCACACAGTACTATCCCAATGTCTACGCGGTCACCCTCAACACCCTCGCCCTAGCATTGACTGTAGCGTTCCTCGAGCTGATCTTCAGTTCCCTAGCTGGCTACGCCATCTCTCGCTACAAATTCAGGGGGAGAAGCGCCTTCCTTGCTCTAGCGCTGGTGCTCCACTCCTTCCCCGGAATAACTCTGTTGATAGCCCTCTTCTACATA is a genomic window containing:
- a CDS encoding sugar ABC transporter permease — translated: MAIFLLPSFALIVVFYLLPVLLTLLISFTDMDYSFQWNWVGLKNYVQMVSDPIAGKVFNNTLLYVFSTLALFNVGAALVISLITVHIPERVGQGYRALWLLPRITPSTVYALLWLWAVRQDPTALFNWILGFFGMEPVNWLHKHPWPIVILVNGFVGASFGMIIFTAALKSIPADYLRAARVDGASTLQIIRHIELPLIKWPLMFVTAYQTLSLLTSYEYILLVTNGGPGYYTTEVWALYSYHLAFAQYGGIVKFGYGAALATVLVILGLILSIAYWRVFRLRELMVEPKIEV